In Lusitaniella coriacea LEGE 07157, one genomic interval encodes:
- a CDS encoding DUF928 domain-containing protein codes for MTISKTTKIIAAGAGSMLFVQLFGLTPLQKPAERLFGAITLPAAQASTSARPKLFVPNSRRGRPAQSVGAGSRGCEHGDLVPNTVKLLIPSEEVAGQTSYGRPQFFLHLSKSVSAPLKFTLIEDGVNEPLYETQIDAPPSGIVKIEIPKDVPELATNGIYKWSVSLVCNVKRPSANPLFYSWVERVPTTPELEQAISAAQTDLDRARVYASAGLWYEALALLHEAQATHPEDPAIQADFQTLLSEVGLTEVARR; via the coding sequence ATGACAATTTCTAAAACCACAAAAATCATTGCTGCAGGAGCAGGTTCGATGCTGTTCGTGCAGTTGTTTGGCTTAACTCCTCTGCAGAAGCCTGCCGAACGCCTGTTCGGTGCCATAACGCTTCCAGCAGCGCAAGCCAGCACTTCGGCAAGACCGAAGCTCTTTGTTCCCAATTCGAGAAGAGGTCGCCCCGCACAAAGCGTTGGCGCGGGTTCTAGAGGTTGCGAACACGGCGACTTAGTTCCGAACACCGTGAAGTTATTAATTCCTTCAGAGGAGGTTGCCGGACAAACTTCCTATGGTCGCCCTCAATTCTTCTTGCACTTGTCTAAGTCGGTTTCCGCTCCCCTGAAATTTACCCTAATCGAAGACGGAGTTAACGAACCCTTATACGAGACTCAAATTGACGCGCCACCATCGGGAATTGTCAAGATCGAAATTCCCAAAGATGTTCCCGAACTTGCCACCAACGGCATTTATAAATGGTCGGTCAGTTTGGTTTGTAATGTAAAGCGTCCTTCTGCGAATCCGCTATTCTATAGCTGGGTCGAGCGCGTCCCGACAACGCCTGAATTAGAACAAGCCATTAGCGCAGCTCAAACCGATCTCGATCGCGCTCGTGTCTATGCTAGCGCCGGACTTTGGTACGAAGCGCTTGCTCTCCTCCATGAAGCTCAAGCAACCCATCCAGAAGATCCTGCAATCCAAGCAGACTTCCAAACACTTTTAAGTGAAGTGGGGTTGACTGAAGTTGCTCGTCGATAA
- the pyrR gene encoding bifunctional pyr operon transcriptional regulator/uracil phosphoribosyltransferase PyrR has translation MPAKIVTILSAEEIRRTLTRLASQIVERSEDLSKLVLIGVHTRGVPLAQMLARHIEMLEQIEIAVGALDITFYRDDLDRIGMRTPAKSDIPFDLTGRMVVLVDDVIFKGRTARAALNAVTEYGRPEVICLAVMIDRGHRQLPIHPDFVGKKLPTAAEEKVRVYLQDIDGRDAVELMRAGARGNK, from the coding sequence ATGCCTGCAAAGATTGTTACTATTCTCTCGGCTGAAGAGATTCGCCGAACATTAACTCGTCTTGCGTCTCAAATTGTCGAGCGATCGGAGGATTTATCAAAACTGGTTTTGATTGGGGTTCACACGCGAGGCGTTCCCCTCGCTCAAATGCTGGCGCGTCATATTGAAATGCTCGAACAAATTGAAATTGCAGTTGGGGCATTGGATATTACCTTCTATCGAGACGATCTCGATCGCATTGGAATGCGCACGCCAGCGAAAAGCGATATTCCCTTCGATCTCACGGGCAGAATGGTGGTATTGGTGGATGATGTCATTTTTAAAGGGCGTACTGCACGGGCGGCATTGAATGCCGTTACTGAATATGGCAGACCCGAAGTGATCTGTTTAGCGGTGATGATCGATCGCGGACACCGCCAACTTCCCATTCACCCGGATTTCGTCGGTAAGAAACTCCCCACCGCCGCAGAAGAAAAAGTCCGAGTTTATCTACAAGATATTGATGGACGGGATGCAGTGGAATTAATGCGGGCGGGCGCGCGTGGAAATAAATAG
- a CDS encoding phosphodiester glycosidase family protein yields the protein METPVENLPPPALHYRTYELPKSTVRTLLIPSQGSWTVEPALSSGVSSLEVFAQKHRAIAVINGGFFDPLNQQSTSYLIQNGQTVADPQENKRMMDNPDLALYLPQILNRSEWRRYRCGKTLRYAIAPHQTPPPQNCQLLDALGGGPQLLPELTAVREGFVAEVEGVRIRDPLGRDRANARSAVGITRDGSLLLAMAAQKPNPSNNGGLSLPEFAAFLKGLGVENALNLDGGTSSAFYYRGTTFYGKLDEAGNPISRPVKSVLLVRENP from the coding sequence GTGGAAACCCCGGTAGAAAATTTACCCCCTCCCGCGCTACACTATCGCACCTATGAGTTGCCTAAAAGTACCGTTCGCACGCTTTTGATTCCCTCTCAAGGGTCGTGGACGGTCGAACCTGCTCTTTCGTCGGGGGTGAGTTCCTTGGAAGTGTTTGCTCAAAAGCATCGCGCGATCGCGGTTATCAATGGCGGCTTTTTCGATCCCCTCAATCAACAGTCCACCTCCTACCTGATTCAAAACGGTCAAACCGTTGCCGACCCCCAAGAGAACAAGCGGATGATGGATAATCCCGATCTGGCTCTCTATCTCCCGCAAATTCTCAATCGTAGCGAATGGCGGCGTTATCGCTGCGGGAAAACGTTGCGTTACGCGATCGCGCCCCATCAAACCCCCCCACCCCAAAACTGCCAACTCCTCGATGCCCTTGGGGGAGGACCTCAACTCCTTCCCGAATTGACGGCGGTTCGAGAGGGTTTTGTTGCAGAGGTGGAGGGAGTAAGAATTCGCGATCCCTTGGGGCGCGATCGCGCCAATGCCCGCAGTGCGGTGGGAATCACCCGCGACGGTTCTTTACTCTTGGCAATGGCAGCACAAAAACCCAACCCATCCAATAATGGCGGACTCTCTCTACCGGAGTTTGCTGCCTTTCTTAAAGGTTTGGGGGTCGAAAATGCCCTGAACCTCGATGGTGGAACTTCATCCGCATTCTACTACCGAGGAACCACCTTTTACGGCAAGTTGGATGAAGCGGGCAATCCTATCTCGCGCCCCGTCAAATCAGTACTTTTAGTGAGGGAAAATCCCTGA
- a CDS encoding TetR/AcrR family transcriptional regulator, protein MVKKNKIAKLGQQDWIDLGLKVLEESGIEAVRVEPLAKLLGVTKGSFYWHFKNREEFLEAILQAWVSQQTDSIIEQVEAMGGDAVTKLLHLFELAIEDDGRVENAIRAWAAHDSRIAATLNQVDSRRLNYTKNLFLSVGFTPFEAVVRARMVYYSLIGEFTLGTRSNREERLTEIRLQHKILTRRE, encoded by the coding sequence ATGGTAAAGAAAAATAAAATAGCTAAACTCGGACAGCAAGACTGGATCGACTTGGGACTAAAAGTTTTAGAGGAAAGTGGAATTGAGGCAGTGCGAGTCGAACCCCTTGCCAAATTGCTCGGCGTAACGAAAGGGAGTTTTTATTGGCACTTCAAAAATCGAGAAGAGTTTTTAGAGGCGATCTTGCAAGCTTGGGTCAGCCAACAAACAGACAGTATTATCGAGCAGGTTGAAGCGATGGGGGGTGATGCGGTGACTAAATTACTTCACTTGTTTGAACTGGCAATTGAGGATGATGGTCGGGTTGAAAATGCGATTCGAGCTTGGGCAGCTCATGACTCCAGGATTGCAGCCACACTCAACCAAGTCGATAGTCGCCGTCTGAACTATACGAAAAATTTATTTTTGAGCGTTGGCTTTACGCCATTTGAAGCAGTGGTGCGCGCGCGAATGGTTTACTACTCGCTGATTGGCGAATTTACTTTGGGAACCCGAAGCAATCGGGAAGAACGATTAACTGAGATACGACTCCAGCATAAGATTCTCACGCGCCGAGAATAA
- a CDS encoding ester cyclase, whose product MSIEQNRSLALRFAKEGWGTNSNWKKVWDELMAADVVYHFNSSAKPVVGLEANKEFNVDLFQGFPDIYQTIEDVVAEGDKVVYRTTIQGTNTGNFLGLPPTGKSVKINDFTLLRISDGKIAEWWYECNLLEVMQQLGLVPDMAA is encoded by the coding sequence ATGTCTATCGAACAGAACAGATCGCTCGCCCTTCGCTTTGCTAAAGAAGGTTGGGGTACAAATTCCAATTGGAAAAAGGTTTGGGATGAGTTGATGGCAGCGGATGTGGTTTATCACTTCAATAGTTCGGCAAAACCCGTCGTTGGATTGGAAGCCAATAAAGAATTTAATGTCGATTTGTTTCAAGGTTTTCCAGATATTTATCAGACAATTGAAGATGTTGTTGCTGAGGGGGATAAAGTTGTCTATCGCACGACAATTCAAGGGACTAATACGGGAAATTTCTTAGGTCTTCCACCAACAGGAAAATCCGTGAAAATCAACGATTTCACTTTGCTCCGAATTTCTGATGGCAAAATCGCAGAGTGGTGGTATGAATGCAATCTGCTCGAAGTGATGCAACAACTTGGTTTAGTTCCAGATATGGCTGCTTAA
- a CDS encoding SDR family NAD(P)-dependent oxidoreductase, which produces MNQNPTNHTLIIGATQGIGLGFVKRFLERNNTRVYGTYRHPESAIELMKLATQYPERLTCVPMDITDEEQIIAGIATIQAQTDKLHCAINCVGILHEGTLKPEKSLREINAEQLTRYFQVNSIGSVLLAKHLLPLFRHRDRGIFASISAKIGSIGDNRLGGWYGYRASKAALNMLMRTISIEYRRKSPRTIVVALHPGTTDTNLSQPFQKNVPPEKLFSVGRTVNQLLEVLDKLEETDRGQFFSWDGSRLPW; this is translated from the coding sequence ATGAACCAAAATCCAACAAATCATACCCTGATTATCGGAGCCACCCAAGGTATTGGTTTGGGGTTTGTCAAAAGGTTTTTAGAGCGCAACAATACGCGAGTTTATGGAACCTATCGCCACCCTGAATCGGCAATTGAGTTGATGAAACTCGCCACGCAATATCCCGAACGCCTAACCTGCGTGCCAATGGATATTACCGATGAGGAACAAATTATCGCAGGAATTGCAACCATTCAGGCACAAACCGATAAGTTGCATTGCGCCATTAATTGCGTAGGAATTTTGCACGAAGGAACTCTAAAACCGGAGAAAAGTTTGAGGGAAATTAATGCAGAACAGTTGACGCGCTATTTCCAAGTTAATAGTATTGGGTCGGTTTTACTCGCCAAACATTTGCTCCCGCTCTTTCGTCACCGCGATCGCGGAATTTTTGCTAGTATTTCTGCAAAGATCGGTAGTATCGGCGACAATCGGCTGGGTGGATGGTATGGATATCGCGCCTCCAAAGCCGCACTGAATATGTTGATGCGAACGATATCGATTGAATATCGTCGGAAAAGTCCCAGAACGATCGTGGTCGCGCTACACCCAGGAACGACGGATACGAACCTTTCTCAACCCTTTCAAAAAAATGTCCCTCCCGAAAAATTGTTTTCAGTGGGACGGACGGTCAATCAACTGTTAGAGGTCTTAGACAAACTTGAAGAAACCGATAGGGGACAGTTCTTTTCTTGGGATGGCAGTCGTTTACCGTGGTGA
- a CDS encoding ArsR/SmtB family transcription factor, whose product MSRPVASADVFVAIADPTRRAILDRLCKGEQPVKKLAEPFKISLPAISQHLQILVEVGLVRSRKAGRQRFYRVDPEPLKAVRDWVSHYEGFWGEKLDALNDYLESDSCNKE is encoded by the coding sequence ATGAGTAGACCTGTTGCCAGTGCAGATGTATTTGTCGCGATCGCGGATCCAACCCGACGCGCAATTCTCGATCGACTGTGCAAGGGCGAACAACCCGTCAAAAAACTTGCCGAACCCTTTAAAATTAGCTTGCCAGCGATCTCGCAACACCTGCAAATTCTAGTGGAAGTGGGCTTAGTGCGATCGCGCAAAGCTGGACGACAGCGATTTTACCGCGTCGATCCCGAACCCTTAAAAGCCGTGCGAGACTGGGTAAGCCATTACGAAGGGTTTTGGGGCGAAAAACTAGATGCCCTCAACGATTACCTGGAGTCAGACTCATGCAACAAAGAGTGA
- a CDS encoding SRPBCC family protein, with translation MQQRVNLDVVYSHPPDRVWRAIANRQGLAAWLMDNDFEPRLGHRFRFQTQPLPGWKREIDCEVIELDEPKRLAYTWRETATSQPSIVTWILEPVEGGTRVRLEHRAMAATFALATSLLSPSSPNPFSQRWEKESNLSQEVPPPDVQNEWHYRLNSKLPEILAKGVMI, from the coding sequence ATGCAACAAAGAGTGAATTTGGATGTTGTATATTCCCATCCCCCGGATCGCGTGTGGCGCGCGATCGCGAATCGCCAAGGACTCGCCGCGTGGCTGATGGACAACGACTTTGAACCGCGCCTCGGACATCGATTTCGCTTTCAAACCCAACCCCTACCCGGATGGAAACGCGAGATTGACTGCGAAGTTATCGAACTCGACGAACCCAAACGCCTCGCTTACACCTGGCGAGAAACCGCAACGAGTCAACCCTCAATCGTCACTTGGATATTAGAACCCGTTGAAGGGGGAACCAGAGTTCGCCTGGAACATCGCGCAATGGCAGCAACTTTTGCCCTTGCAACATCACTTTTATCGCCCTCATCCCCCAACCCCTTCTCTCAACGTTGGGAAAAGGAGAGCAATCTCAGTCAAGAAGTCCCTCCCCCAGACGTTCAAAACGAATGGCACTATCGACTCAATTCCAAGCTGCCAGAGATTTTGGCAAAGGGAGTCATGATTTAG
- a CDS encoding cupin domain-containing protein, producing MLKQIFINTNTEQWLNLEQFPGTKIMPLAEPVSQGSIHRLQMTAGTVIPIHFHPCDEYVYVLKGIIETGGRQCEQGSFWFTPANTQNGLHKAITDVELLTLRLGAMGVFEEIEM from the coding sequence ATGCTCAAACAAATTTTTATCAATACGAATACAGAACAATGGCTCAATCTAGAGCAGTTTCCCGGTACAAAAATTATGCCTCTTGCCGAACCTGTCTCACAAGGTTCTATTCACCGATTGCAAATGACTGCGGGGACGGTCATTCCCATTCATTTTCATCCCTGTGATGAATATGTTTACGTTCTCAAAGGCATTATCGAAACTGGGGGACGACAATGCGAGCAAGGAAGCTTCTGGTTTACGCCTGCGAATACCCAAAATGGTCTTCATAAGGCAATTACAGATGTGGAACTGCTAACCCTTCGCCTTGGTGCAATGGGTGTTTTTGAAGAAATAGAAATGTAG
- a CDS encoding NAD-dependent epimerase/dehydratase family protein: MQILIVGGTKFIGPPVVRRLVAMGHDVTIFHRGKTKAELPDRVRQIVGDRAQLPEFRSEFEKIAPHVVLDTILYSNKDAQLTMDTFKGIAKRVVAISSMDVYRAYGIMLGLESGSIEPVPLTEASDLRSAFYPFKNFPVTPLEGASADYEKIFVEQVIMKDGALPGTIVRLPMIYGEGDPLNRFLPYLKRMDDNRPAIVLEEGIAQWRGPWGYVENVAAAIALAVTNDRAIGRIYHIAEPENPSELERVSKIGEISGWDGKVIAISREKLPEGWNIPFNTAQHWSVDSSRIRQELGYHEVVPPDEAIQKTIDWTRSRASQEISPFAAPGLLDYATEDAILSQL, from the coding sequence ATGCAAATTCTAATTGTTGGCGGTACAAAATTCATTGGTCCCCCGGTAGTGCGCCGATTAGTCGCAATGGGACACGATGTAACAATCTTTCATCGCGGCAAAACTAAAGCCGAACTTCCCGATCGCGTCCGTCAAATTGTAGGCGATCGCGCCCAACTTCCCGAATTCCGCAGCGAATTTGAAAAAATAGCTCCCCACGTCGTCCTCGACACCATTCTCTACAGCAACAAGGATGCACAACTGACAATGGACACTTTCAAAGGGATTGCCAAGCGCGTTGTTGCCATCAGTAGCATGGACGTGTATCGCGCCTACGGCATCATGTTGGGACTCGAATCCGGTTCTATTGAACCCGTTCCTCTCACCGAAGCCTCCGATCTTCGTTCCGCCTTTTACCCCTTCAAAAACTTCCCTGTCACGCCCCTAGAAGGCGCGTCTGCCGATTACGAAAAGATTTTTGTCGAACAAGTCATTATGAAAGATGGCGCGTTACCCGGTACGATAGTGCGCTTGCCGATGATTTATGGGGAAGGAGATCCCCTCAACCGCTTTTTACCTTATCTCAAACGCATGGATGACAATCGTCCCGCGATTGTTTTAGAAGAAGGGATTGCGCAATGGCGAGGTCCTTGGGGATATGTTGAGAATGTTGCTGCTGCGATCGCGTTAGCTGTCACCAACGATCGCGCGATCGGTCGAATTTACCACATTGCCGAACCGGAAAACCCCAGCGAATTGGAAAGAGTCAGCAAAATCGGGGAAATTTCCGGCTGGGATGGGAAAGTTATTGCAATTTCTCGCGAAAAACTCCCCGAAGGATGGAATATTCCCTTTAACACTGCACAACATTGGTCTGTAGATTCCAGCCGAATTCGCCAAGAACTCGGTTACCACGAAGTTGTTCCCCCCGATGAAGCGATCCAAAAAACGATAGACTGGACGCGATCGCGCGCTTCCCAAGAAATTTCCCCCTTTGCCGCACCCGGATTGCTCGACTACGCCACAGAAGATGCCATTCTTAGCCAACTCTGA
- a CDS encoding HAD family hydrolase, with product MSVNLPDVLALDFDGVVCDGLTEYFQSAWQVYVQLWQPDCTTPEPQLSVSFSKLRPVIETGWEMPVLLRALIIGVPEATILQDWAKVARQIVESEQLDGREVSNKLDRVRDTWIQQDLEEWLALHRFYPGTIAKIQQNLAKSTSQLFIITTKEGRFARRLLQQQGIELPPSAIIGKEAKRPKYETLRQIIATHPKTDVSVWFVEDRLKTLQSIAQQPDLSSIRLYLADWGYNTERARASICNDSRISGLSLQQFAGDFSSWLLS from the coding sequence ATGTCTGTGAATCTCCCTGACGTTCTTGCATTGGATTTTGATGGCGTTGTTTGTGACGGACTGACGGAGTATTTTCAGTCTGCGTGGCAAGTTTACGTACAACTTTGGCAACCCGATTGCACGACTCCCGAACCGCAATTAAGCGTGAGTTTCTCAAAATTGCGTCCGGTGATTGAAACGGGTTGGGAAATGCCTGTATTGTTAAGAGCGCTCATTATCGGCGTTCCAGAAGCGACTATTTTGCAAGATTGGGCAAAAGTGGCTCGACAAATTGTAGAATCCGAACAACTCGATGGTCGAGAGGTTTCAAATAAACTCGATAGGGTTCGAGATACCTGGATTCAGCAGGATTTAGAAGAATGGTTAGCGCTACATCGTTTTTATCCCGGCACAATCGCTAAAATTCAGCAAAATTTAGCGAAATCAACCTCGCAGCTTTTTATTATCACCACAAAAGAAGGACGTTTTGCTCGGCGCTTGTTGCAACAACAAGGGATTGAATTGCCTCCATCGGCAATCATTGGCAAAGAAGCAAAACGCCCCAAATACGAAACATTGCGCCAAATTATTGCAACTCACCCCAAAACCGATGTAAGCGTTTGGTTTGTGGAGGATCGCCTCAAAACTTTGCAATCGATCGCGCAACAACCGGATCTTTCCTCGATACGGCTCTATTTAGCCGATTGGGGCTACAATACCGAACGAGCAAGGGCATCAATTTGCAACGATTCTAGGATTAGTGGTTTGTCACTGCAACAATTTGCCGGAGATTTTTCCTCCTGGTTGCTTTCTTAG
- a CDS encoding photosystem I reaction center subunit VIII, producing the protein MTGAYTAAYLPWILIPIVCWLLPVVVSALLFIYIESEA; encoded by the coding sequence ATGACAGGCGCATATACGGCTGCTTACTTACCTTGGATTCTGATTCCCATTGTCTGCTGGCTCCTGCCAGTGGTTGTATCGGCTTTATTGTTCATTTACATTGAGAGCGAAGCTTAG
- a CDS encoding photosystem I reaction center protein subunit XI produces the protein MTNQVVKPYKGDPFTGHLATPISASGFTQAFIGNLPAYRKGVSPLIRGLEVGLAHGYFLAGPWTVFGPLRDYEGAAALGGLIPAVAMIMLATACLSAYGLVTFSDDDSKADYFKSNPDAPENLQTGSGWGQFTGGFFIGAMGGAFVAYFLLANFAGVDAIFRGLVN, from the coding sequence ATGACAAACCAGGTGGTTAAGCCTTATAAAGGCGATCCCTTTACCGGACATTTAGCAACTCCCATTTCTGCTTCAGGCTTCACCCAAGCATTCATCGGAAACCTTCCTGCTTATCGCAAAGGCGTTTCCCCTTTAATTCGCGGCTTAGAAGTCGGTTTGGCTCACGGCTACTTTCTTGCTGGACCCTGGACAGTTTTTGGCCCCTTGCGAGATTATGAAGGCGCTGCTGCTTTAGGGGGATTAATTCCCGCCGTTGCAATGATCATGCTGGCTACAGCTTGTCTATCCGCTTACGGCTTGGTCACATTCTCTGATGATGACTCTAAAGCAGATTATTTCAAGAGCAATCCCGATGCTCCCGAAAATCTGCAAACAGGAAGCGGCTGGGGTCAATTTACCGGTGGATTCTTTATCGGTGCAATGGGTGGCGCATTTGTTGCTTACTTCTTGCTCGCTAACTTTGCAGGTGTCGATGCGATTTTCCGCGGACTCGTTAACTAA
- the psb32 gene encoding photosystem II repair protein Psb32, producing the protein MIEQHPTTLQKQHVLQRLLFFTFALFLAVGMFALPASATGVYQMPQVSAGDSTWVIDEADVISRINEGKLSRTFQNLANNSGNEVRMVVIRRLDFGETIDSFADELFDTWFPTDEAKANQTLLILDTLTNNSAIRTGEATNAILSDETAQSIVEDNIGIPVREGNKYNEAFLSASNRLGEILSGQPDPGAPVARDTLDVESTFTKAEETDTANSTIWVIGLLIAATVIPMLTYFFYVGFPGR; encoded by the coding sequence ATGATCGAACAGCACCCTACTACTTTGCAGAAGCAACACGTCCTACAACGCTTGTTATTCTTTACCTTCGCCCTCTTCTTAGCGGTGGGAATGTTTGCCCTCCCCGCCAGTGCAACAGGAGTCTATCAAATGCCCCAAGTCAGTGCAGGCGACTCAACTTGGGTGATTGATGAGGCAGATGTCATCAGTCGCATCAATGAAGGCAAACTCAGCAGAACGTTCCAGAATCTTGCCAATAACAGTGGCAATGAAGTACGGATGGTGGTGATTCGCCGTCTTGACTTTGGAGAAACCATTGACAGTTTTGCCGATGAGCTTTTTGATACCTGGTTTCCCACAGACGAAGCAAAAGCCAACCAAACCCTACTCATCCTTGACACGCTGACCAACAATAGCGCGATTCGTACCGGAGAGGCGACGAACGCCATCCTATCGGATGAAACCGCTCAAAGTATCGTAGAAGATAACATCGGCATTCCCGTGCGCGAGGGCAACAAGTATAACGAAGCATTTTTGAGTGCGAGCAATCGCCTCGGCGAAATTCTCTCCGGACAACCCGATCCCGGTGCGCCTGTTGCCCGCGATACTCTGGATGTTGAGAGTACCTTCACCAAAGCAGAGGAAACCGATACTGCCAATTCAACGATTTGGGTGATTGGGTTGCTGATTGCTGCAACAGTTATTCCAATGTTGACTTACTTCTTTTACGTGGGTTTTCCGGGTCGATAG
- the ilvB gene encoding biosynthetic-type acetolactate synthase large subunit: protein MVSSSISPKTPSVTTSSRRTGGFALIDSLKRHGVKHIFGYPGGAILPIYDELYRAEAEGGIQHILVRHEQGASHAADGYARATGKVGVCFATSGPGATNLVTGIATAHLDSIPMVVVTGQVTRAAIGTDAFQETDIFGITLPLVKHSYVVRRPEDMARIVAEAFHLASTGRPGPVLIDVPKDVGLLECDYIPVEPGNVQLPGYRPTIKGNPRQINAALHLLRESRQPLLYVGGGAIASGAHAQVQQLAEHFKIPVTTTLMGLGAFDEKHPLSVSMLGMHGTAYANFAVSECDLLIAVGARFDDRVTGKLDEFASRAKIIHIDIDPAEVGKNRAPDVPIVGDVRYVLEQMLQRISEAQIPRNTTETREWLERIERWREEYPLTIPCHGDTISPQEAIAEIGRQAPNAYYTTDVGQHQMWAAQFIQYGPRRWISSGGLGTMGYGMPAAMGVQMALPDEQVVCISGDASFQMNLQELATLAQYNLKVKTAIINNGWQGMVRQWQQAFFGERYSSSNMQTGMPDFVLLAKAFGVKGIVVRDRAELKDAIAEMLAHDGPVLLDIHVTKDENCYPMIAPGKSNAQMLGLPQRSQLDQAIELIYCSNCGAKNPTTNSFCPECGTKL, encoded by the coding sequence GTGGTTTCCTCAAGCATTTCCCCAAAAACCCCATCTGTCACTACTTCTTCTCGTCGTACTGGAGGGTTCGCCCTCATCGATAGCCTGAAGCGCCACGGCGTAAAACACATTTTTGGCTATCCCGGTGGCGCGATTCTGCCCATTTACGATGAATTGTATCGAGCCGAAGCCGAAGGAGGCATTCAACATATTCTGGTTAGACACGAGCAAGGTGCATCCCATGCTGCTGATGGATATGCGCGCGCTACAGGAAAAGTGGGGGTGTGCTTTGCAACCTCTGGTCCTGGCGCAACCAACCTCGTGACCGGAATTGCCACCGCGCACCTCGATTCGATTCCAATGGTCGTGGTGACGGGTCAGGTGACTCGCGCGGCGATTGGAACCGATGCCTTCCAAGAAACGGATATTTTTGGCATTACGCTGCCTCTGGTCAAGCATTCCTACGTAGTTCGCCGTCCTGAAGATATGGCGAGAATCGTGGCGGAGGCATTTCATTTAGCCAGTACGGGACGACCGGGCCCTGTTTTGATTGACGTGCCTAAAGATGTCGGCTTGCTGGAATGCGATTACATTCCTGTAGAACCGGGTAATGTGCAACTTCCGGGGTATCGTCCAACGATTAAGGGCAATCCCCGCCAAATTAATGCGGCGCTGCATTTGTTGCGAGAATCTCGCCAACCGTTATTGTACGTGGGTGGGGGCGCGATCGCGTCTGGGGCGCACGCTCAAGTTCAACAACTGGCTGAACATTTTAAAATTCCTGTGACCACAACCCTCATGGGATTGGGGGCGTTTGATGAGAAGCATCCTCTCTCTGTGAGTATGTTGGGGATGCACGGAACCGCCTACGCCAACTTTGCGGTGAGCGAATGCGACCTGTTGATCGCTGTGGGGGCGCGTTTTGACGATCGCGTAACGGGGAAATTAGACGAGTTTGCCTCCCGTGCAAAAATCATTCACATCGATATCGACCCGGCGGAAGTGGGAAAAAATCGCGCCCCTGACGTTCCGATTGTGGGCGACGTGCGCTATGTTTTGGAGCAAATGCTTCAGCGCATCTCAGAGGCACAAATTCCCCGCAACACGACGGAAACGAGGGAATGGTTGGAGAGGATCGAACGCTGGCGCGAGGAATACCCTTTAACGATTCCCTGTCACGGGGACACCATTTCCCCCCAGGAAGCGATCGCGGAAATCGGACGACAGGCTCCCAATGCCTACTACACAACGGATGTGGGTCAGCATCAAATGTGGGCGGCGCAGTTCATTCAATACGGCCCCAGGCGCTGGATTTCTAGTGGGGGCTTGGGGACGATGGGCTATGGAATGCCTGCTGCAATGGGCGTGCAAATGGCACTTCCAGACGAACAGGTGGTTTGTATTAGCGGCGATGCTAGCTTCCAGATGAATTTGCAAGAATTGGCAACCCTCGCCCAGTACAATCTCAAGGTGAAGACGGCGATTATTAATAATGGCTGGCAGGGAATGGTGCGTCAATGGCAACAAGCCTTTTTTGGCGAACGCTATTCCTCTTCTAATATGCAGACGGGAATGCCGGATTTTGTTCTGTTGGCGAAGGCGTTTGGGGTTAAAGGAATCGTAGTGCGCGATCGCGCGGAACTCAAGGACGCGATCGCCGAAATGCTCGCCCATGATGGCCCGGTTCTTTTGGATATCCACGTCACCAAAGACGAAAACTGCTACCCGATGATCGCCCCTGGGAAGAGTAACGCGCAAATGTTGGGACTTCCCCAGCGCAGCCAACTCGACCAAGCGATTGAGTTGATTTATTGCAGCAATTGTGGTGCCAAAAACCCCACGACGAATAGCTTTTGTCCTGAATGCGGCACAAAGTTATAG